TGGAGCTCGATGATCTCGACGTGCGGCAGATGAGGTGCGGCGAGGCGTGCGAAGTGCATCATCAGCACCGCGCCGATCGCGAAGTTGGGGGCGATGAAGGCGTTGGCCGTGCCCTGCGACGCCAGATCGGCGATGCGGTCGAGGCCATCCTCGGGTAGGCCCGTGGTGCCGACCACGACGTGGATGCCGTTCTGTAGGCACCACACGACGTTGTCGAGCACCGCGTCGGGGTGGGTGAAATCGACGGCGATCTCGACCCCGGCACCGGTGAGCGACGCCCGGTCGGAGGTGACGACCACGCCGTGCAGCGTCTCGCCCGCTCCCCCGGGGTCGAGCGCCGCGACCAGGTCGAGATCGGTCGCATCCGCGATGGCGGCGCAGACCGTGCGCCCCATCCGACCCGCAGCTCCGAGGACACCGACCCGCAGCGCCACATCCCGCCTCTCCCTCGACGCAATCACGCTACCCGGAAGGGCCGGCGTCGTAGGCTCCCGTCGGTGGACGACGTTCTGCACGATGACGACGATGTACGGGCGTGGCTGGCCGCGCACGTGTACGCGCCCCGTCCGTCGAACCCGGTCGTGGGTCAGGTCGGCCTCGAGCTCGAGCTGTTCCCCTTCTGGCTCGCGCAGGGTCGACGTCCCGCGGCCCGTCTCGCGCTCGTCGAGATCGTCGCGATCGTCGACGACATCCACGGGATCGAGCGCAGCCCCGGGGCCACCGACGCGCGTCCGGCGTGGTTCCTCGACGGGACCCTCGTCACGGAGGAACCGGGGGCGCAGCTCGAGCTCGCGGGGCCACCGCAGCCCGACTGCGCGACCGCGATCGATGACCTCGAGGGCGTCCTCGCCAAGGTCTGGGCGGGGTTCGGGGCGGCGGGAGCGGGCCTGGCCGCGGCCGGACTCGACTGTTGGAGCCGGCCCGAGCAGGTACCGGTCCAGCTCGAGGTCCCCCGCTACGAGGCGATGACCACGTACTTCGGCCGGCGCGGCGGCGAGTACGGCCACCTGTTGATGTGCGCGTCGGCATCGATCCAGGTGAACCTCGACCTCGGTCCGCCCGACCACGCTCGTCGACGCTGGCTGCTGGCGAACCTCGTCGCCCCCGTGCTGACCGCGGCGTTCGCGGCGAGTCCCCGCCCCGGCGCCGTGAACGGTCGGGCGATGGGTTGGCGCAAGCTGGATCCCACGCGCACCGGCGTGCCGCCCCCGCTGGTCGCCGGGAACGACGACCCCCTCGAGCACGCCGTGGCCGACGCGCTCCGTGCCGACGTCATGCTGCTCGAACGCGACGGCCGGTACCTCGCGGGTGAGCCCGGGTGGAGGTTCGGGCGATGGGTCGCCGAGGGCCATCCCCGCTACGGCCACCCGCGCGCCTCCGACCTCTCGCTGCACCTGACGACGCTGTTCCCCGAGGCCCGCCTGCGTGGTTACGTCGAGATCCGCGGGGTGGACGCGCTCCCCGGACGGTGGCTCCCCGCCGCCATCACGCTGGTCACGAGTCTCTTCTACGACGACCGGACCATGGAGGCGGCCCTCGATCGGCTGCGACCCCACCGCGCGCGACTCCCCGAGTTGCTGCAGCGGGCCGCGACACGGGGTCTGGGCGACGAGGACCTGGGACCCCTCGCGCGAGCCGTGCTGGAGGCCGCGCTCGCGGGCGCGGAACGCCTCGCCATCCCCCAGGCCGGCCTCGCAGAGGAGTTCCTGGAGCGCTTCACGCGCCGGGGCCGGCATCCCTCAGACGAGCTGCGTGAGGCCCTCGCCGACGGGCCCGAGGCGGCGTGGCGGTGGGCCAGCGCGTGACGGGTCTGTCCGCGAACCTCGCTCCGGGAGCCTCAGGCGACGTAGTCGGCGAAGCGGTCGGTCTCGTCGGCGGCGAACGGTCCCACCACGGACAGGCAGCGCGGGCGCGCCAGCAGGTCACGTGCGACCGCACGGACCGCGTCGAGATCGATCTCGTCGGTCCGGCGGATGGCCTCGTCCACGGTGATCAGCTCAGCTCCGGTCGAGATCATCTTGCCGAGTCGGTTCATCCGCGACCCGGTGTCCTCGAGACCGAGGACCATCCCTCCCTTGAGGCTGCCCTTGGCCCTCTCGACCTCCGCGACCGTCAGGTCGTCGATCACGCCGTCGAGGGTGTCGACGAGCACCTTGAGCGCCTCGTCGACCCGCCCCGGGGCGGTGCCGAGGTAGGCGCCCCAGGCCCCGCCGTCGGTGTGGGTCTGGGTGTAGCTGTAGGTCGCGTAGGCCAGACCGCGCTCCTCACGGATCTCCTGGAAGAGTCGGCTGCTCATACCTCCGCCGAGGGCCACGTTCAGGACACGCAACGCCCACCGACGGTCGTCGTCCTGCTCGAGGCCACGCCCGCCGAGCACGACGTGCGCCTGCTCGGTCGGACGGGTGCGGACCGTGACCGGTGAGGTGATGTAACGGTCGGGGCGCTGGCGGGTGGAGGCGCGCCCACCTGGGCGGCCCAGATCGCCGAGCATGCCCTCGGCCAGCGCGACCACCGCCTCGTGGTCGACGTTGCCAGCCGCCGCGACCACGAGGTTCTCGGGGCGGTAGTGCGTGAGGAAGTAGTCGTGGATCGTGTCCCGCGACATGCCCGTGATCGACTCGTGGGTCCCCAGCGTCTCGAGGGCCAGCGGGTGGTCGCCGAGCAGCGCGTGTGCGAAGTCGCTGTGTACGAGATCGTCGGGGGAGTCGAAGTGGATGTTGATCTCCTCGAGGACGACCTGCCGCTCGGCCTCGACGTCGTCGGCGGTGTTGGTCGCGTTCACCACCATGTCACCGAGGACGTCAGCAGCGACCGGGAGGTCGCGATCCAGGACACGCGCGTAGAAGCAGGTGTACTCCTTCGAGGTGAAGGCGTTGAGGTCGCCCCCGATGGCGTCGAGCTCCTCGGCGATCTGCCTCGCCGTGCGGCGCTCGGTGCCCTTGAAGAGCAGGTGCTCGAGGAAGTGACTGGCACCGGCTTCGTCCGGTCCCTCGTCACGCGACCCGATCGCGAACCAGAAGCCGAGCGCCACGGAGCGGACGCTCGGCATCGGTTCGGTCGCGACCCGGATGCCCGAGTCGAGTTCGGCGGTCAGGAAGTCCACGCGTCAGTCGCGGGAACGCGTGCGCGTGCGCTTGCGCTCGCGTCGGGCTCCGTCATCGTCGTCCGAACGCCCAGCATCCTTCGCATCGTCGTCGTCCGAGCGCCCAGCATCCTGCGCGTCGTCGTCGCTGGACCGCTCGGCGGCGGGCGTGTCCGGCTGCTGGTCACGGTCGGACCCGGCTGGCTCCTCGCGGTCACCGGCGCCACGGTCGCCCTCGCCTCCCTCGACGAGGTCGAGCTTGAACTTGCGTCCACCGTCGAGGACCTCGAGGACCTCGACCCAGAGCTTGTCACCGACGTTCACGGCTTCCTCGCCGTGGTCGAGGCGCTTGCCCACGATCTTGCTCAGCTTGCTGATGTGGACCAGCCCGTCGATCCCGGGTGTGAGGTTGACGAAGGCCCCGAAGTCGACGGTCTTGACCACTGTCGCGTGGTAGCGCTCCCCAGCCTCGGGGATCGTGGGGTTGGCGATGGCGTTGATGCGCTGCTCCGCAGCCGCCGCGGCCGCGTTGTTGTCGGCGTAGATGCGCACCGTGCCGACCCTGCCGTCGTCGTCGACATCGATCTCGGCGCCGGTCTCCTCGGTGATCTCGCGGATGACCTTGCCCTTCGGACCGATGACCTCGCCGACCTTGTCGCGCGGGATGGTGAGGTTGATGACACGCGGGGCGCCGTCCTTGACTTCGGCGCGGGGCTCGTCGATGGCCCCGAGCATGACCTCGAGGATCTGCATGCGGGCGTCCTTGGCCTGCAACAGCGCCGACCCCAGCACGTCCGACGGGATACCCGTCAGCTTGGTGTCGAGCTGCAGGGCCGTGACGAACTCGGCGGTGCCGGCGACCTTGAAGTCCATGTCGCCGTAGAAGTCCTCGGTGCCCTGGATGTCGGTCAGGGTGGTGAAGGTGTCGCCCTCCTTGATCAGACCCATCGCGATGCCGGCCACCGGAGCGTGGATGGGCACCCCACCGTCCATGAGCGCGAGGGTGGATCCGCAGACGGACGCCATCGAGGTCGAGCCGTTGGACGACGTCACCTCCGACACCAGGCGGATGGTGTAGGGCCAGCTGTCCTCATCCGGGATCACCGGAAGCAGCGCTCGCTCGGCAAGCGCTCCGTGACCGATCTCTCGGCGCTTGGGCGAGCCGATGCGACCGGTCTCTCCCACCGAGAAGGGCGGGAAGTTGTAGTGGTGGAGGTAACGCTTCTCCTCCTCCGGCGACAGCGTGTCCAGCCGCTGGGCGGCGCGCATGGAACCGAGCGCGAGGACCGTCAGGACGTTGGTCTCGCCACGACGGAACCAGCCGCTGCCGTGCGTCCGCGGAAGCAGGTCGATCTCGGCCTCGAGGGAGCGGATGTCGGTCGGGGCGCGACCGTCGATGCGGACGCCCTTCTCCGAGATCATCTTGCGGACGATCTTCTTCTCGACCGACCGGAAGGCCTCCTTCGC
This DNA window, taken from Actinomycetota bacterium, encodes the following:
- the dapB gene encoding 4-hydroxy-tetrahydrodipicolinate reductase, with the translated sequence MRVGVLGAAGRMGRTVCAAIADATDLDLVAALDPGGAGETLHGVVVTSDRASLTGAGVEIAVDFTHPDAVLDNVVWCLQNGIHVVVGTTGLPEDGLDRIADLASQGTANAFIAPNFAIGAVLMMHFARLAAPHLPHVEIIELHHDRKADAPSGTAVRTADLIADAREQAPATVMGEVLPGARGGERHGIRVHSVRLPGLVAHQEVLFGGEGQTLSIRHDSTDRTSFMPGVLLAVRRVRDRPGLTVGLEALLGL
- a CDS encoding insulinase family protein, with product MDFLTAELDSGIRVATEPMPSVRSVALGFWFAIGSRDEGPDEAGASHFLEHLLFKGTERRTARQIAEELDAIGGDLNAFTSKEYTCFYARVLDRDLPVAADVLGDMVVNATNTADDVEAERQVVLEEINIHFDSPDDLVHSDFAHALLGDHPLALETLGTHESITGMSRDTIHDYFLTHYRPENLVVAAAGNVDHEAVVALAEGMLGDLGRPGGRASTRQRPDRYITSPVTVRTRPTEQAHVVLGGRGLEQDDDRRWALRVLNVALGGGMSSRLFQEIREERGLAYATYSYTQTHTDGGAWGAYLGTAPGRVDEALKVLVDTLDGVIDDLTVAEVERAKGSLKGGMVLGLEDTGSRMNRLGKMISTGAELITVDEAIRRTDEIDLDAVRAVARDLLARPRCLSVVGPFAADETDRFADYVA
- a CDS encoding polyribonucleotide nucleotidyltransferase, with protein sequence MGKLGTTTHSVEIDGKHITFEGGKLAAQAGGAVVASLGETTILTTTTSSSQTKEFLGFFPLTIDVEERMYAAGKIPGGFFKREGRPSENAILTCRLTDRPLRPTFEDGLRNEIQVVNTILQTTQTDPYDVLAINASSVSTMLAGVPFHGPVAALRYAMLRDGSWEAFPNYETLENEAVFNMVVAGRVTDGGEVAILMVEADATENAWRMIEMGATKPTEEVIGQALEDLKPILKQLCEAQQAFVDEMGVRETAEFTRFLDYTDEVFEVVDAFANDGVAGIYDQHGLTKDERSEKLGQLRDESVAHAVEKGVADLDTEALTKQAKEAFRSVEKKIVRKMISEKGVRIDGRAPTDIRSLEAEIDLLPRTHGSGWFRRGETNVLTVLALGSMRAAQRLDTLSPEEEKRYLHHYNFPPFSVGETGRIGSPKRREIGHGALAERALLPVIPDEDSWPYTIRLVSEVTSSNGSTSMASVCGSTLALMDGGVPIHAPVAGIAMGLIKEGDTFTTLTDIQGTEDFYGDMDFKVAGTAEFVTALQLDTKLTGIPSDVLGSALLQAKDARMQILEVMLGAIDEPRAEVKDGAPRVINLTIPRDKVGEVIGPKGKVIREITEETGAEIDVDDDGRVGTVRIYADNNAAAAAAEQRINAIANPTIPEAGERYHATVVKTVDFGAFVNLTPGIDGLVHISKLSKIVGKRLDHGEEAVNVGDKLWVEVLEVLDGGRKFKLDLVEGGEGDRGAGDREEPAGSDRDQQPDTPAAERSSDDDAQDAGRSDDDDAKDAGRSDDDDGARRERKRTRTRSRD